Proteins encoded together in one Salmo trutta chromosome 3, fSalTru1.1, whole genome shotgun sequence window:
- the LOC115169157 gene encoding stimulator of interferon genes protein-like — protein MWNCLWCSVFWNWDHSKQKKRQQLGGEESLVPQPRGSLPKAGAIGLATVVMTAILVLEPESIFRHVTAAILILTVGPSLHGVFFLLEECLHHGTTRYHGGRLGQMVTACVGVYTLLGVGLAVLLFGLTEPQPWRDQWTMVILACGLYPLLKTLGVLGPSEVEVSEICGERKMNVAHGLAWSFHLGYLNLVLPWLEGSIAEFRASHTAGPFETRGSRRLLILLPLNANIAHKLEDEGQGACLQPIGREQTGR, from the exons ATGTGGAATTGTCTCTGGTgttctgtgttctggaactgGGATCACTCAAAACAGAAAAAG AGGCAACAgttgggaggggaggagagtctGGTCCCTCAGCCTCGTGGGAGTCTACCCAAAGCCGGTGCGATAGGATTGGCTACCGTGGTGATGACGGCCATCTTGGTTTTGGAGCCCGAGAGCATCTTCAGACACGTTACAGCAGCGATACTCATCCTGACTGTGGGGCCCTCGCTGCATGGAGTGTTTTTTCTCTTAGAGGAATGTCTTCATCATGGAACTACCCG GTACCATGGTGGGAGGctgggtcagatggtgacagcctgtgtgggtgtgtatactCTCCTGGGTGTGGGGTTGGCAGTGCTGCTGTTTGGCCTGACCGAGCCACAGCCCTGGAGAGACCAGTGGACCATGGTGATCTTGGCCTGTGGTCTCTACCCTCTACTCAAAACCCTGGGAGTACTG GGTCCGTCTGAAGTGGAAGTGTCAGAGATTTGTGGGGAGAGGAAGATGAACGTGGCTCATGGCCTGGCTTGGTCTTTCCACCTGGGCTACCTCAACCTGGTGTTGCCTT GGTTGGAGGGTTCTATAGCAGAATTCCGTGCCTCACACACGGCAGGTCCGTTTGAGACCAGGGGTTCCAGAAggctcctcatcctcctccctctcaaCGCCAACATCGCTCACAAGCTGGAGGATGA GGGGCAGGGGGCGTGTCTACAGCCTATTGGACGagaacagacaggtaggtag